From the Candidatus Kryptoniota bacterium genome, one window contains:
- a CDS encoding redoxin family protein gives MNMLLPILFTTLTCLLMPQQHDDFPTLTLGSAAPAFNLPGVDGRNWTLNDFADSKILVVAFTCNHCPTAQYYQDRLKQIVIDYKDKGVALVAIMPNDPKSVRLDELGWTDLSDTFDEMKIRAKDKEFNFPYLYDGETESVSRAHGPVATPHVFVFDAQRKLRYAGAIDNSQRIEHVTKTYLRDALDALLAGKEPPVAETKAVGCSIKWAGKEDLVKAYLQKLDEEPVTVSKADTTALQALRKNDSGKFRLINFWATWCPPCVAEFDDFVTTNRMYRHREFELVTVSINAPDEEGKVLDFLKKEHASNRNLVFGTDDTDQLMNAFDPKWQGAVPYTVLLDPEGNVIYREVGSIDILAVRRAIQKGMNERKPW, from the coding sequence ATGAACATGTTGCTTCCGATTCTTTTCACGACGCTTACTTGCCTTCTCATGCCTCAACAGCATGACGACTTCCCTACACTGACCCTCGGCTCTGCGGCACCGGCGTTCAATCTCCCGGGAGTCGACGGTCGCAACTGGACGTTGAACGATTTCGCGGACTCGAAGATCCTCGTGGTTGCGTTTACATGCAACCATTGCCCGACGGCACAATACTACCAGGACCGACTGAAACAGATTGTCATCGACTATAAAGACAAAGGCGTCGCCCTCGTCGCGATAATGCCCAACGACCCGAAGTCCGTCCGGCTCGATGAACTTGGCTGGACAGACCTGAGCGATACATTCGACGAAATGAAGATCCGCGCAAAGGACAAGGAGTTCAATTTCCCTTACCTCTATGACGGTGAAACAGAATCGGTATCGCGTGCGCACGGACCGGTCGCCACGCCTCACGTGTTCGTCTTCGACGCACAGCGGAAACTCCGCTATGCAGGCGCGATCGACAATTCACAGCGGATCGAACATGTCACAAAGACTTATTTGCGCGACGCGCTCGATGCACTTCTTGCCGGAAAGGAGCCGCCCGTGGCCGAGACGAAAGCCGTAGGCTGTTCCATCAAGTGGGCGGGCAAAGAAGACCTCGTGAAAGCGTATCTACAGAAACTCGATGAAGAACCAGTGACTGTTTCCAAAGCCGATACGACCGCGTTGCAGGCATTAAGAAAGAATGATTCGGGAAAATTCCGTCTGATAAATTTCTGGGCTACATGGTGCCCACCTTGCGTGGCGGAGTTCGACGACTTCGTGACAACGAACCGGATGTACCGTCACCGCGAGTTCGAGCTTGTGACTGTTTCCATCAACGCGCCGGATGAAGAGGGCAAGGTCCTCGACTTCCTCAAGAAAGAGCATGCCTCCAACCGCAATCTTGTTTTCGGAACTGACGACACCGACCAATTGATGAACGCCTTCGATCCCAAATGGCAGGGAGCCGTACCTTACACAGTCCTACTCGATCCCGAGGGAAATGTAATTTATAGAGAAGTAGGAAGTATAGACATTCTCGCGGTCAGGAGGGCGATCCAGAAAGGGATGAACGAAAGGAAACCGTGGTGA